A DNA window from Vanessa tameamea isolate UH-Manoa-2023 chromosome 24, ilVanTame1 primary haplotype, whole genome shotgun sequence contains the following coding sequences:
- the LOC113403196 gene encoding mucin-17-like — MSGGRLVVLDRLGRDVKTYPLEEGLATIGSDPVCDIRVMLPTVSPHHATVVVHTNQTVVRSVSAGETLVNGVSVSVAALRHRDVLSVGGRALRWEYAQPARPRPLAPQPALVRRETRARGRRRGSEPATRAVLVPAQRASMPASSGGKQVAIVQPQRRDTNEQAESSRSNAKTSNKRPRTSRNDEQDSIIEGADGSKRKSSPRSSPKSPHMHDTTKATLWIESRKTPRAPALRLAAMRGAHRARTAPVAKIRAPAHIDHTKQAAIMLMTGHTPKSKQSPKSKQPSYVVKKPSPVRRTPKQKKPSPTKKTPKGKSLSGLEVTPKRMSCFSASRSSAKAAADLTASILEITDSDSQTVRGSNTSVRSLRRSTLRSPVLPTPKKSALKDPSAKKNTRKTESIKFDLSNLESNAQDRSSDILFITDTTKENSYNGDSADDLSLHYSDTSTTQSPSPRKSIHSRSSRMLEKSLGSTFVYNTPTQEPQEHRNISSESPHSQKSSRGSLIVQKALESSNLESSRYSRRTTRTVSDHSYSTTITSARKTKTLSPRSSNQNIESYSIVDLVSIGSNDSNRSVYNSAGSNNSTVAFDTPQTIASRTTRSNNPSLLGSSTPYLNRTSSPKPSPEVNRSTKLRVSTVTTRRSASITTPENSQKQTPFNSTRISKMSRSRSRINDSDILLVDDHEDSSPKSSRRTSKTSIASPIVRKNISKTDVPPESPSNGTLTPTNRYSPAEATTPVLSIQSLLDQSALSQSSITSKQSETRSRVANLKRKTEGTITSQPKKYRASIKSRSLSFSSKRSLRARKSSSDSIKSHLKTPKENQKIVTPKSAVKLVQEAVKNKHSTAKKPTSKRSIIDNLDESDFVKQLFNSPVKRKLSQSMTEFSRKQLFEDVDSLPLRPARRTTALTGRSPDNSLLNQSEAIPPEVFVSPLSTPGNSPNLSGIKRLFAKNTPENDLRNVRGVKSLLRTPRNRKSIGNDLSKVSGVKKVFARSPRNRLSDVRVKEVFAVSPQNDLRRVSGVKSLFQSTRKARTPKNTIDDLTGVKNLFQKSPLNDLQNVTGVKKTLRVNSPRNDLTDVRGVKQLYRHKEIRNDLSDLSGVEEIFHESHNLDSTFDQLIGKPRVRYYTKSKSLTTINKNKKQTRKTKSLHDSIGLITNNVERWLDNELKKRVHRPNESPAPKKSINKTNLTRELQKLSTNTIEGSLPIRTSRARNSTLTWNAEAELPSERKKSASEVYSAHTLPIKKRSLVETVARSGGESRNALPIKKRLVVHSTPVKGRVRAALDASELGRVSPIARARSPGKTPQAKESPKAKTSKARTTKLPETQIPDDLPKPSPRRTRGKTSVRNSPQRVRVTRGKKIGPPVANAKKRRSSIVITKKPPVMSPVPKTTKIKTVTVTKSKSNTSPKKTRSKRQKPQAEEKIITPKKTRTKTNVKSVSITKPSLQPKARPTRQGKKIQEPVVDNNDIKGPKRGRKAADNKITTRKTEELKLEQRKLAGKIVTENKSKTKTRNVDIATNQAQTPPKKTRKNNLEINQVDKSQKRSKATGEKVEKQITVESDQIRPTRGRKPKDNMTTTETGKRQRKVTIVEEPTANKASSVEVVSRKGRRGTKVAENVEPPIEKVNKQGKDVKTDIKKGKRAKNSVAESETEAPTVDGKRAKKTASKEQNKSVKTETRVVEEVPKTKGRKRKTKIEESLVEEPADKRRRCLPATSIPLGDSEEQTLDLCSVDLLIVLLYHAVYTFAR, encoded by the exons ATGTCGGGTGGTCGGTTGGTCGTTCTGGATCGCCTAGGGCGGGATGTGAAGACTTACCCTCTTGAAGAGGGATTGGCTACAATAGGAAGTGATCCTGTCTGTGATATCCGGGTTATGCTACCTACCGTCAGTCCTCATCATGCTACGGTCGTTGTTCATACTAATcag ACGGTGGTGCGCAGCGTGTCGGCGGGCGAGACGCTCGTCAACGGCGTGTCGGTGAGCGTGGCGGCGCTGCGGCACCGCGACGTGCTCAGCGTGGGCGGCCGCGCGCTGCGCTGGGAGTACGCGCAGCCCGCGCGCCCGCGCCCCCTCGCGCCGCAGCCCG CGCTGGTGCGGCGGGAGACGCgcgcgcgcgggcggcggcgtGGCAGCGAGCCCGCCACGCGCGCCGTGCTGGTGCCGGCGCAGCGCGCCTCCATGCCGG CGTCGTCTGGTGGAAAACAAGTAGCGATCGTGCAACCGCAACGGCGAGATACGAACGAGCAAGCCG AATCTTCTCGATCGAATGCGAAGACTAGCAACAAGCGTCCGCGTACGAGTAGAAATGACGAGCAGGACTCTATCATCGAGGGGGCCGACGGCTCCAAGAG GAAGTCGAGCCCGCGCAGTAGCCCGAAGAGCCCGCACATGCACGACACGACGAAGGCCACGCTGTGGATCGAGTCGCGCAAGACGCCGCGCGCGCCCGCCCTGCGCCTCGCGGCCATGCGGGGCGCGCACCGCGCGCGCACCGCGCCCGTCGCCAAGATACGCGCGCCCGCGCACATAG ATCACACGAAACAAGCGGCTATCATGCTCATGACGGGCCACACACCGAAATCTAAGCAAAGTCCGAAAAGCAAACAGCCCTCATACGTGGTCAAAAAGCCGAGTCCAGTGAGACGAACACCGAAGCAAAAGAAGCCGAGTCCGACGAAGAAAACTCCAAAGGGAAAGAGTTTGAGCGGCTTAGAAGTTACTCCGAAGCGCATGAGCTGCTTTTCAGCCTCCCGATCCAGCGCTAAGGCAGCCGCGGACCTTACT GCATCAATATTAGAAATTACTGATTCTGATTCCCAAACAGTACGTGGAAGTAACACGTCTGTACGATCCCTGCGTAGAAGTACTTTGCGTTCACCAGTTTTACCAACTCCAAAAAAATCTGCTCTCAAAGATCCTTCAGCTAAGAAAAATACACGCAAAACAGAGTCAATCAAGTTCGACTTAAGTAATCTGGAGAGCAATGCACAAGATCGTTCAtcggatatattatttattacagacaCGACTAAAGAAAATTCATATAACGGTGACTCAGCCGACGACCTCTCGCTGCACTATTCAGATACTTCGACCACTCAGTCACCTTCGCCGAGAAAATCTATACATTCTAGGAGCAGTCGAATGTTAGAAAAATCTTTAGGAAGTACATTCGTGTACAATACCCCTACACAGGAACCACAGGAACATAGAAACATATCTTCAGAGTCACCTCATAGTCAAAAATCTTCAAGGGGAAGTTTAATTGTTCAGAAGGCATTAGAAAGCTCGAATTTAGAATCTTCAAGGTATTCCCGAAGAACGACAAGAACTGTTTCAGATCATAGTTACAGTACCACAATTACGTCGGCCCGTAAAACTAAAACTTTAAGCCCGCGGTCCTCGAACCAAAATATAGAATCATATTCAATTGTTGATTTAGTGTCGATTGGTTCGAACGACTCTAATAGGAGTGTGTACAATTCCGCTGGTTCCAATAACAGTACAGTGGCGTTTGACACTCCTCAAACTATAGCCAGTAGAACGACTAGGTCGAACAATCCATCGTTACTGGGTTCGAGTactccatatttaaatagaactTCATCACCAAAACCTAGTCCTGAAGTAAACCGCAGTACCAAGTTGCGAGTGTCCACTGTGACCACAAGACGGTCTGCTTCCATCACTACGCCAGAAAACTCTCAGAAACAGACTCCCTTCAATAGTACAAGGATTTCTAAAATGTCTCGAAGTCGATCCAGAATAAACGATAGCGATATCCTACTTGTAGATGACCATGAAGATTCGTCACCAAAATCATCGAGGCGTACTAGTAAAACGAGCATTGCTAGCCCGATAGtaaggaaaaatatttctaaaacggATGTACCACCTGAAAGTCCGTCGAATGGTACGTTAACACCAACAAATCGATATAGTCCTGCAGAAGCTACTACACCTGTACTTAGTATTCAAAGTCTTTTAGACCAAAGCGCATTGAGCCAAAGCTCCATAACGTCTAAGCAATCTGAAACTAGATCAAGAGTAGCAAATCTGAAGAGAAAAACCGAAGGTACTATCACTTCACAGCCTAAAAAATATAGAGCGAGCATTAAATCAAGGTCACTAAGTTTTAGTAGTAAAAGATCTTTGAGAGCAAGGAAGTCGTCTTCTGATTCAATCAAGTCACATCTTAAAACACCTAAAGAAAATCAAAAAATTGTAACTCCCAAGAGTGCTGTTAAATTAGTGCAAGAAgcagttaaaaataaacattcgacCGCAAAGAAGCCCACATCCAAGCGCTCGATAATTGACAATCTTGATGAATCTGACtttgtaaaacaattattcAATAGTCcggttaaaagaaaattatctcAGAGTATGACAGAGTTTTCCAGAAAACAACTTTTCGAGGATGTTGATTCACTTCCTTTAAGACCGGCAAGAAGAACTACAGCGTTGACAGGAAGGTCACCTGATAACTCCTTATTAAATCAATCTGAAGCAATCCCACCGGAAGTGTTTGTAAGCCCTTTAAGCACTCCCGGTAACAGCCCTAATTTATCTGGAATAAAACGTCTATTTGCTAAGAATACTCCAGAAAATGACTTACGAAACGTAAGAGGAGTGAAATCATTGCTAAGAACTCCGCGTAATAGGAAATCTATCGGAAACGACCTAAGTAAAGTTTCGGGCGTGAAAAAAGTGTTTGCTAGGTCGCCGAGAAACCGTTTGAGTGATGTGAGAGTTAAAGAAGTCTTTGCTGTGTCGCCTCAAAATGACTTACGCCGTGTATCAGGGGTCAAGTCTCTATTTCAATCAACAAGGAAAGCGAGAACACCAAAAAATACTATAGACGATTTAACGGGTGTAAAGAATTTATTCCAAAAATCGCCATTAAACGACTTGCAAAATGTAACAGGTGTGAAGAAAACCTTACGTGTCAATTCACCAAGAAACGATCTGACGGACGTTAGAGGTGTCAAACAATTATATAGACATAAGGAGATCCGGAACGATTTGAGCGACCTCAGTGGTGTTGAAGAAATATTCCATGAATCGCATAATCTGGATAGCACTTTCGACCAGTTGATAGGAAAACCACGCGTTAGATACTATACGAAATCTAAAAGTTTAACTAccatcaataaaaacaaaaaacaaacgcGAAAGACCAAATCTCTTCACGATTCCATCGGCCTCATAACGAACAACGTCGAGCGATGGCTAGACAACGAACTGAAAAAACGAGTCCATAGACCCAACGAGTCTCCGGCTCCGAAAAAGTCTATCAACAAAACGAATCTCACGCGGGAACTGCAGAAGCTCTCGACCAACACGATAGAGGGAAGCCTTCCCATACGAACTTCGAGGGCTCGCAACAGCACTCTGACGTGGAACGCGGAGGCGGAGCTCCCATCGGAGCGCAAGAAATCCGCGTCGGAGGTGTACAGCGCGCACACGTTGCCGATCAAGAAGAGGTCTCTAGTGGAGACCGTCGCCCGGAGCGGCGGCGAGAGCAGGAACGCCCTGCCCATCAAGAAGCGGCTCGTGGTGCACTCCACGCCCGTCAAGGGCCGCGTGCGCGCCGCGCTCGACGCGTCCGAGCTCGGCCGCGTGTCGCCCATAGCGCGCGCGCGCTCGCCGGG TAAAACACCACAAGCAAAAGAATCACCGAAGGCAAAAACATCGAAGGCGAGAACTACTAAATTGCCAGAAACTCAAATACCCGACGATTTGCCAAAACCGTCACCGAGGAGAACCCGTGGGAAGACTTCGGTACGAAATAGTCCGCAACGAGTGAGAGTTACGAGGGGAAAGAAGATAGGTCCTCCAGTAGCTAACGCGAAAAAAAGAAGGTCGTCAATAGTCATAACTAAGAAACCACCAGTAATGAGCCCTGTTCCTAAAACAACTAAAATCAAAACAGTAACAGTTACGAAAAGTAAATCTAACACGAGTCCAAAGAAAACTAGATCTAAGAGACAAAAACCTCAAGCAGAAGAAAAGATTATAACTCCCAAAAAGACAAGGACTAAAACGAATGTAAAAAGTGTCTCAATCACCAAACCATCACTACAACCAAAGGCCAGACCTACGAGACAAGGCAAGAAAATTCAGGAACCGGTTGTTGACAATAATGATATCAAGGGACCGAAAAGGGGCAGGAAAGCCGCTGATAACAAAATCACTACTAGAAAGACTGAAGAATTAAAACTAGAACAAAGAAAACTTGCAGGAAAAATTGTTActgaaaataaatctaaaaccaAAACACGAAATGTTGATATTGCAACCAACCAAGCGCAAACACCCCCTAAAAAAACCCGCAAAAATAATCTAGAAATAAATCAAGTTGACAAATCCCAAAAACGATCCAAAGCAACGGGAGAGAAAgttgaaaaacaaataactgTCGAATCCGATCAAATCCGACCCACAAGAGGACGCAAACCTAAAGATAATATGACTACAACAGAAACTGGTAAAAGGCAGCGAAAAGTAACCATAGTAGAGGAGCCTACAGCTAACAAAGCCAGTAGTGTAGAAGTTGTGTCGAGAAAAGGCAGACGCGGCACTAAAGTGGCAGAAAATGTTGAACCACCAATTGAAAAAGTCAACAAACAGGGTAAAGATGTTAAAACTGacattaaaaaaggaaaaagagCCAAAAATAGTGTAGCCGAGAGCGAAACTGAAGCTCCAACGGTAGATGGAAAAAGAGCTAAGAAAACTGCGTccaaagaacaaaataaatctgttaAAACG GAGACACGAGTCGTAGAAGAAGTACCGAAGACTAAGGGACGAAAGCGGAAGACAAAGATTGAAGAATCGCTCGTCGAAG AGCCGGCCGACAAGCGGCGCCGGTGCCTACCCGCGACCTCTATTCCACTCGGAGACTCAGAggaacaaaccttagatttatgttCCGTGGACTTGCTAATTGTGCTGCTTTATCATGCAGTATATACGTTTGCTCGTTAA
- the LOC113403195 gene encoding protein C12orf4 homolog produces MTSETLQNTSKTFEFSFPTCTNEELLYKLEVPVQIPYDGSTRELVQRVLKMFHIPVYLEDELNEKLADFVSKETKNFHNERDAKLIDQFKNNELDVECVIKNWEKQFKENVVDFAEQKGTSDEEVFAAAYHKLVHSPALETIMQVESSYAKTVMNMLKNRDEDIQKLTQKQTEEMEEKMRLLNVSTTEEEINALAAQHFEQQSLAAGRWDSQLDALRHTQRATHRAWLMTAINEYQTDERVTPSTSPLSALPPEPLAPLAPRLEESFTIHLGSQLKQTHNIRLVAVDMMDLCSGDRADGGAWSRVQPALALYSSELSGAVLCADARVRSPQLRAATEHHFADLDAQLRRIAEAVEEPAGRRNAQREGGARARRALQPGDVFVTRHSNLAEAHVVFHLVVDDDSLKSGDITSRHPAILGLRNILKAACCNDVTSIAIPLLLRHELTEEMTAAWCMRRAELVLKCVKGFVLEASGGGGAALRTLTAALPAAISPALFAALGALLPTIFRVSGPVRARPQPE; encoded by the exons ATGACTTCGGAAACGTTACAAAATACTTCCAAAACCTTTGAATTCTCCTTTCCAACATGTACCAACGAAGAATTACTATACAAACTGGAAGTGCCCGTGCAAATCCCATATGACGGCTCGACGCGAGAGCTCGTGCAAagagttttaaaaatgtttcatatacCGGTGTACTTGGAGGATG AGCTTAATGAAAAATTAGCTGATTTTGTATCAAAAGAAACGAAAAACTTTCATAATGAACGAGATGCGAAACTTATTGATCAGTTTAAGAATAATGAGCTGGATGTTgaatgtgtaataaaaaattggGAGAAACAATTCAAAGAGAATGTCGTAGACTTTGCTGAGCAAAAGGGAACATCAGATGAAGAAGTGTTTGCAGCAGCTTACCACAAGTTGGTTCATTCACCCGCCTTGGAGACCATTATGCAAGTGGAAAGCTCTTATGCTAAGACTGTTATGAATATGTTGAAGAACCGTGATGAGGATATTCAAAAACTTACACAAAa ACAAACAGAAGAAATGGAAGAGAAAATGCGACTTCTAAATGTATCCACGACTGAAGAAGAAATTAATGCATTAGCAGCACAACATTTTGAACAGCAAAGCTTGGCAGCGGGGCGGTGGGACTCTCAACTTGATGCATTAAGACATACTCAGAGAGCCACTCACAGAGCCTGGCTCATGACTGCCATTAACGAATATCAGACTGATGAAAGAGTTACTCCAAG CACGTCGCCGCTGAGCGCGCTGCCGCCGGAGCCGCTGGCGCCGCTCGCGCCGCGCCTGGAGGAGAGCTTCACCATACACCTCGGCTCGCAGCTCAAGCAGACGCACAACATCCGACTCGTGGCCGTCGACATGATGGACCTCTGCTCCGGCGACAGGGCCGACGG CGGCGCTTGGTCGCGCGTGCAGCCGGCGCTGGCGCTGTACTCGAGCGAGCTGAGCGGCGCCGTGCTGTGCGCCGACGCGCGCGTGCGGTCGCCCCAGCTGCGCGCCGCCACCGAGCACCACTTCGCCGACCTGGACGCACAGCTGCGGCGCATCGCGGAGGCGGTGGAGGAGCCC GCGGGGCGGCGCAACGCGCAGCGCgagggcggcgcgcgcgcgcggcgggcgcTGCAGCCCGGGGACGTGTTCGTGACGCGCCACAGCAACCTGGCCGAGGCGCACGTCGTCTTCCATCTCGTAGTCGACGACGACTCGCTCAAATCAG GTGACATAACGTCGCGCCACCCCGCCATCCTGGGTCTCCGCAACATTCTGAAGGCGGCCTGCTGCAACGACGTCACCTCGATCGCGATCCCACTGCTGCTGCGGCACGAGCTGACGGAG GAGATGACGGCGGCGTGGTGCATGCGGCGCGCGGAGCTGGTGCTGAAGTGCGTGAAGGGGTTCGTGCTGGAGGcgagcggcggcggcggcgcggcgctgcGCACGCTGACGGCGGCGCTGCCGGCCGCCATCAGCCCCGCGCTGTTCGCGGCGCTGGGCGCGCTGCTGCCGACCATCTTCCGCGTGTCGGGCCCCGTGCGCGCGCGCCCGCAGCCCGAGTGA
- the LOC113403175 gene encoding uncharacterized protein LOC113403175 — MEVNNQHNQSYWFVVREDQSNVIFSSNNFTIQNPQIAGQEARYIVDTIDSRQYIHVDNISAPAQEQNQKSCTKESASTKDEDIFWDRNKIKLLLSLCLENRFKCPHNDKMLWNEVAILVGTSPEECDKKYKNLRRTYIRLFKKKRLGKEIKWIHFNICEDVFRDCKSLSPAVLEPWEDSKVRRLLSLYIENINKFRSPDYLQKDVWKDIASQLHTTEYNCYHKFKNLKRTYFNWLERSRESGKLIKWPYHHYFERIFYNYSPDIGPWDRTKIRQLINAYSEIAHKFKSPKYQKKELWKEISRKIGETASNCDRKFRNLKQTYIRLKMRADSGRSMTKWRYYKDFVSIFETETYTINEDRSDVIYKPLEQDYVKQLLAFYIDNKQKFKDPLIKKRSLWKQIGPKLGLSPEECDKKFRNLKQTFIRLVEKKKDTGKDNGWPYYSYFEQIYDEPKPSKECSHKCNIDNMTLSEIRNLVRSQDTKDKDKFEKLVKVIEDSNSIQRERNKILQALLDRK; from the exons ATGGAAGTTAATAATCAACATAACCAAAGTTACTGGTTCGTTGTAAGAGAAGATCAGAGCAACGTTATATTCAgtagtaataattttactattcaaAATCCTCAGA TTGCAGGACAAGAAGCAAGATATATTGTAGACACTATTGACAGTAGACAATATATCCATGTAGACAACATTTCAGCTCCAGCACAAGAGCAAAATCAGAAAAGTTGTACAAAAGAAAGTGCTTCGACTAAAGATGAAGATATTTTTTGGGaccgaaacaaaataaaactcttaCTCAGTCTATGTCTAGAGAATAGATTCAAATGTCCACATAATGACAAAATGTTGTGGAATGAAGTAGCTATTCTTGTAGGAACTAGTCCTGAGGAATGTGACAAGAAATATAAGAATCTTCGGAGAacttatataagattatttaaaaagaaaaggtTGGGCAAAGAAATTAAATGGATTCATTTTAACATTTGTGAAGATGTGTTTAGAGATTGTAAATCACTCTCCCCCGCGGTTCTGGAACCTTGGGAAGATTCTAAAGTCAGAAGACTTCTCTCTCtctatattgaaaatatcaataaGTTCCGAAGTCCAGATTATTTGCAAAAAGATGTTTGGAAGGATATAGCGTCTCAGCTACATACAACAGAATATAATTGTTATCATaagtttaagaatttaaaaagaacTTACTTTAATTGGTTAGAAAGAAGTCGTGAATCAGGTAAGCTTATTAAATGGCCTTATCACCATTACtttgaaagaatattttataattacagtcCTGATATAGGGCCTTGGGATAGAACCAAGATAAGACAACTGATAAATGCATATTCAGAAATTgcacataaatttaaaagtcctaaataccaaaaaaaagaaTTGTGGAAGGAAATTTCAAGAAAAATTGGGGAAACAGCAAGTAACTGTGATAGGaagtttcgaaatttaaaacaaacatacataagaTTAAAGATGAGAGCTGATTCAGGCAGGTCAATGACAAAATGGcgatattataaagattttgtttcaatttttgaAACCGAAACATACACAATCAATGAAGACAGATCAGATGTAATATATAAACCTCTTGAACAGGACTATGTTAAACAATTACTTGCATTTTACATTGAtaataaacagaaatttaaggatccattaataaaaaagaggTCACTGTGGAAGCAGATAGGTCCAAAACTAGGTTTATCTCCTGAGGAATGtgataaaaaatttagaaatttGAAGCAGACATTTATCAGACTAGTGGAAAAGAAGAAAGATACAGGTAAAGATAATGGCTGGccatattattcatattttgaaCAGATTTATGATGAACCCAAGCCATCGAAGGAATGTAGCCATAAATGTAACATTGACAACATGACCTTATCAGAAATAAGAAATCTGGTTCGCAGCCAGGACACCAAAGACAAAGATAAGTTTGAGAAACTAGTCAAAGTTATAGAAGATTCAAATAGCATACAaagagaaagaaataaaattttacaagctTTACTAGATAGAAAATGA
- the LOC113403177 gene encoding myosin regulatory light chain 2, with protein sequence MADKEKKIKKKKAKEDAPAEEAAAPAERQSRGSRKAKRTGSNVFSMFSQKQVAEFKEAFQLMDHDKDGIIGKSDLRATFDSLGRLASEKELDEMTSEASGPINFTQLLTLFANRMSGGADDDDVVINAFKTFDNDGKIDSERLRHALMTWGDKFSADEVDEAYDQMEIDDKGFIDTTKLITMLTASAEEEEGGEAA encoded by the exons ATG gCGGACAAAGAAAAGAAGATCAAGAAGAAGAAGGCAAAAGAAGACGCGCCCGCTGAAGAGGCGGCAGCGCCCGCTGAAAGACAGTCACGTGGAAGCCGCAAGGCCAAGCGTACTGGCTCCAATGTCTTCTCTATGTTCTCCCAGAAGCAGGTCGCCGAATTCAAAGAG GCCTTCCAGCTAATGGACCACGACAAGGACGGTATCATCGGTAAGAGCGACCTCCGCGCGACCTTCGACTCCCTGGGCAGACTCGCCAGCGAGAAGGAGCTCGACGAGATGACCAGCGAGGCCTCTGGCCCCATCAACTTCACTCAGCTCCTCACGTTGTTCGCAAACCGCATGTCTGGTGGTGCTGACGATGATGACGTTGTCATCAACGCCTTCAAGACCTTCGACAACGATGGCAAGATCGACTCCGAAAGACTGAGGCACGCCCTCATGACCTGGGGTGACAAGTTCTCCGCCGACGAAGTCGACGAAGCTTACGACCAGATGGAAATCGACGACAAAGGTTTCATCGACACCACCAAGCTGATCACCATGCTGACCGCCAGCGCCGAGGAGGAGGAAGGCGGCGAGGCTGCGTAA